CGCTCGGGTCCGCTCCCCCGGCGACAGCCCGTCGACCGGGCGGGTGACGTGGTCCGCCCTGAGTCCGAACTTCGCGAGCAATGTCCGCACCTCCGCAGAGGCCATCTCCGGCACGAGCGACTCGAAGGCGTCGGCGAGCGCCGCGTCGCCGACGAGGAGCGATCGGGCCTGATCGATCTCCCCGACCTGCACGCTGCTCCCCTGCGCCGAGGTGCCCTCGACGGGCGCCTGGCGTCCCAGCAGCGCGCGCAGGAGCGTCGATTTGCCCGCTCCGTTCGGGCCTGTGATGCCGATCCGGTCTCCCGCGTCGACCTGCAGCGACACGGGGCCGAGCGAGAAGTCACCCTGACGGAAGACCGCTGAGTTCAGCGTCGAGACGACAGTGCTCGATCGGGGCGCCGAGCCGATGGTGAACTCGAGCTGCCACTCCTTGCGCGGCTCCTCGACCTCGTCGAGGCGCGCGATGCGGCTCTCCATCTGGCGCACCTTCTGAGCCTGCTTCTCGCTCGACTCCGTCGACGCCTTGCGCCTGATCTTGTCGTTGTCCGGCGCCTTCTTCATGGCGTTGCGCACGCCCTGGCTCGACCACTCGCGCTGGGTCCGAGCACGCGCGACGAGATCGGCCTTCTTGTCGGCGAACTCGTCGTACTTCTCCCGCAGGTGACGGCGCACGACGGCCCGCTCCTCGATGTATGCGTCGTATCCTCCGCCGTACAGCCGGTGACTGTTCTGAGCGAGGTCGAGCTCCAGTACGCGCGTCACGCTGCGCGCGAGGAATTCGCGGTCGTGGCTGACGAGCACGACGCCCCCGCGCAGCCCGCGGACGAAGGCTTCCAACCGCTCGAGTCCGTCGAGGTCGAGGTCGTTGGTCGGCTCGTCGAGGAACACGATGTCGAAGCGCGACAGCAGAAGCGCGGCGAGACCGACGCGGGCGGCCTGCCCGCCCGAGAGACCGGTCATGAGCGCGTCTGCTCCGACCCCACTGTCGCCGGGCAGCCCGAGGTCGGCGAGCATCGCGGGGATGCGCTCGTCGAGATCGGCGGCACCACTCGCCAGCCACCGGTCCAACGCCTGGGAGTACGTGTCGGCCGGGTCGGTGCCCGCCGGGACGAGCGACGGGTCGCCGAGCGCGGCCGCCGCGGCATCCATGTCCTCGGTCGCCGCCGCGCACCCGGTGCGCCGGGCGATGTACTGCGAGACCGTCTCCCCCTCGACGCGCTCGTGCTCCTGCGGCAGCCATCCGACGAACGCGTCGGCGGGAGCGAGGGACACCGTACCCTCCGCGGGCGGGAGAACGCCGGCCAGGATCCGCAGCAGCGTGGACTTGCCAGCGCCGTTGGCGCCGACGACTCCGATCACGTCACCGGGGGCGACCGTCAGATCGAGCCCCTCGAAGAGGATGCGGTGGCCGTAGCCGCCCGCCAGATTCTGGGCGACGAGGGTGGCGGTCATCTTCCCATCCTCTCAGCCGGCCGAGTACCTCACGACACCTGGGCTGGTGCTCGCGGCAGGCGACGACGGCGATGTGATGTGCCGGTCTGCACGCGGTGCCCCGGACCGCACACTCTTCTCGTCGAGACCTCTGCAATCTGGGGCATCCTGTGCAGACCGTACGGTCGTCGTCTGGAGCCGGGTCAGTCCCAGTCCAGGTACTCCTCGATGATCACACCGGTCTCGATCGGGTGGTGCATCGGGAAGAGGTGATCGCCGGCGATGGTCTTGATGCTCGAGCGGTCGGGGATCGTCACCTGCAGCGCCTCGGCGTTCGCGGCGGGAGTGTCGGAGTCCTCGGTGCCCTGCACGATCAGCACAGGGATCGCGGGGGCCACGTCGATGTCGACGTCCTCGACCCCCAGCAGCAGCAGTCCGTTCGCACGGTCAGGATGCGCCGCGACCAGGGCCCGGGCGATCGTGCCGCCGAATCCGTGCCCACCGACCCAGGTGTCCTCGATGCCGACCTGATCGATCACTGCGATGACGTCGTCGACACTCTCGTCGAGCGTGGCCTCGGAACCCGATCGGTGACCGACGCGGAGCACGTGGAAGCCCGCCTCCTCGGCGAGGTAGTGGGCAGCGACTCCCAGGACGTCCGCGGCAAGCCCCTGCTCCTGGATGAGCACGAGCTTCACGGGTCCGTCGCCCTCGTCCACGAACGGGATGGCGCGGCCCTCGGGCTCGAAGATCTGGGTGTCGGTCATGGGCGCACGGCTCCTCGTTCGGCGTTCAGGGATCGACATCCAGCGTAGCCGGAGACCGGCCGCGACCCCGCCCGCACTCTCGGCGCAGCCGACGGGCCACGAGTGTCCAGCAGGGGCGTAGAGTCAGGGCAGGAGCTGACCCCGGTTCCCCGAAGATGGGAACCCGTTGTCCGACATGACACACTCGTCCGCTGCTCACCGCACGCCCCAGACCGACGCGCTCCTGAGTCTCGGTCTGCTGGCCGGCTCCTCGATGGAGAACGAGCGCCGTCTGCCGATCCATCCGCGCCATTTCGATCGGATCGACGCCGACGTGCGAGCACGGATGATCGTCGAGCACGGCTACGGTGCCGACTTCCAGCTCGAACCCGGTTACATCGAGGCGCGCGTGGGGCGGGTCGCCGACCGGTCCGAGGTCATCGCCGCCGCCGATGTGCTGCTGCTTCCGAAGCCGCAACTCGCCGACGTCGCCGCGATCCCCGAGGGCCGGATCCTGTGGGGATGGCCGCACTGCGTGCAGGACGTGGCGCTCGCGCAGCAGGCGATCGACAGTCGACTCACGCTGATCGCCTTCGAGGCCATGAACCACTGGACGGCGCAGGGCGACATGAGCCTGCACGTCTTCCACAAGAACAACGAGCTCGCGGGCTACTGCTCCGTGCTGCACGCCATGAGTCTCGTCGGATCGACCGGCGACTACGGGCCGCGGCTCCGCGCCGTCGTCATCGGGTTCGGCGCGACGGCGCGAGGTGCGGTGACGGCGCTCAACGCGCACGGAGTCCACGACATCGAGGTCCTCACGCAGCGCGGAGCGGCTGCCGTGGGCTCCCCCATCCACAACGCCCACCTCACCCAGCTGAATACCGATGACGGGCCCACTCACCTCAGTGAGGTGAGCACGGATGACGGAGCGGTGCTCCTGCCCGACTTCCTGGCGACCTACGACATCGTCGTCAACTGCACGTTCCAGGACGTCGCGGCACCATTGACGTACCTCCGCACCGAGGACCTCGATCGCTTCTCGCCCGGCAGCCTGATCATCGACGTCTCGTGCGACGAGGGCATGGGCTTCGAGTGGGCGACGCCGACCTCCTTCGAGGCGCCGATGTTCAGCGTCGGGCAGGGCGTGAACTACTACGCGGTCGACCACAGTCCGTCCTACCTGTGGAACTCCGCCACCTGGGACATCAGCGAGGCCCTGATGCCCTTCCTGCGGACCGTGCTCGAAGGCCCGGACGCGTGGGCGGAGAACGAGACGCTCACCCGGGCGATCGAGATCCGCGACGGCGTGGTGCAGAATCCGAGCGTCCTGAGCTTCCAGGGACGCGACGCGGCGTACCCGCACGCGCTCACCGTCACACTCTGACGGATCGGGTCCGATTCCCCAGATGCGTGTCGTAGCCCGCGAGCGAGAATGCGTGGCGGACGGCGACTCTCTGCTGCCCTGTGACTCCGCTGCTCATCGGCATCCGAGGTACCTCAGTTGTTGAAGCGGAACTCCACGACGTCGCCGTCCTGCATGACGTAGTCCTTGCCCTCGAGGCGAGCCTTGCCCTTCGCACGCGCTTCGACGACGGAGCCGGTCTCGACGAGGTCGTCGAACGAGACGATCTCCGCCTTGATGAAGCCCTTCTCGAAGTCGGTGTGGATGACGCCGGCAGCCTGAGGTGCTTTCGAGCCCTTCGGGATCGTCCACGCGCGCGCCTCTTTGGGGCCGGCGGTGAGGTAGGTCTGCAGACCCAGCGTGTCGAACCCGATGCGCGCGAGCTGGTCGAGGCCGGACTCGTCCTGACCGGTCGAGGCGAGCAGCTCGGCTGCGTCCTCGGGGTCGAGGTCGATGAGCTCGGACTCGATCTTCGCGTCGAGGAAGATCGCCTTCGCCGGAGCGACGAGCGCCGCGAGCTCGGCCTTGCGCTCGTCGTTCGTGAGCACCGCCTCGTCGACGTTGAAGACGAAGATGACCGGCTTGGAGGTCAGCAGACCGAGCTCCCGGATCGGCGTCAGGTCGATGCCGGCGACGGACAGCAGCACGCCGCGCTCCAGGGCATCCTTCGCCGCCTTCGCGGTCTCGAGGACGACGGGCTCGATCTTCTTGCCTCGCACTTCCTTCTCGTACCGCGTGATCGCCCTGTCGACCGTCTCGAGGTCGGCGAGCATCAGCTCGGCGTTGATCGTCTCCATGTCGGATGCCGGGTTCACCGCACCGTCGACGTGCACGACGTCGTCGTCGGCGAAGCCACGGACCACCTGTGCGATCGCGTCCGCCTCGCGGATGTTCGCGAGGAACTTGTTGCCCAGCCCCTCGCCCTCGCTCGCGCCGCGGACGATACCGGCGATGTCCACGAACGACACGGCGGCAGGCAGGATGCGCTCACTGCCGAAGATCTCGGCGAGCTTGTCGAGACGCGGATCGGGCAGGTTCACCACCCCGACGTTCGGCTCGATCGTCGCGAACGGATAGTTCGCCGCGAGGACGTCGTTCTTGGTGAGAGCGTTGAAGAGGGTGGACTTGCCGACGTTGGGCAGGCCGACGATGCCGATAGTGAGAGCCACGGGGGTCGAGTCTACCTGTCGCCGATGCGACGATCCTGCGGGCGGTCGCCGGGGTGACCGTCAGCGCCGACAGTCAGCGCCGCACGGCACGGAAGGCGTGGGTCACGTAGGGCAGGTCGATCGTGCCGTCGCCGAGACCGACTTCGTCGAACAGCGCGTCCATCGCGCTCGCGATCTCCGCGCGTTCCTCGGGGGACGCGGCGATGAGGTAGCTGCGCGACAGCGCCATCTGGTGCAGCTGAGTGCGGGTCATCGGGCGGGTCCACTCCCAGGTCTGCGTCTCTGCGTCCGCGAAGGGAGCCTCGATGCGTGGACCCTCCGGCCCGTTGACCAGGTTCTCCGCCGGACTGCTGTGCATGATCTCCGTCAGTCGGTGCACCCACTCCACGCGCTCGTCGCGGATGTTCCAGATCAGTCCGAGCACGCCGTCTGTGCGGACGACTCGACCGATCTCGGCAGACGCCGCGACCGGCTCGACCCAGTGCCAGGCCTGCCCGAGCACGACGGCGTCGAGGCTCGCGTCCGGCAGCGGCAAGCGCTCCGCCGAGCCGCGGAACGTCGGGACGCCCTGGACGCTCCGCCGCAGTGTGGCGAGCATCGTCTCGTCCGGGTCCACTGCCACGACCTCGGCCCCGGGAGCCTGGGCGAGGACGCGCGTGAGCTTGCCCGTCCCTGCGCCGACGTCGGCGATGCGGCGCGACCCGTGCGGCATCGCGTCGAGCATCCACGCCACGGCCTCGAAGGGATACTCGGGCCTCCCGGCCTCGTAGTTCTCGGCCTGCGCGCCGAACGATGTCGCCCTGTCTGCACTCATGTCGCCAGCCTACGGCGCGTCCTCCTCGGTCGGCTCAGAAGCCGGGGAGAGAGTGGGGATGTGCCACTGGATTTCACTGCGATCGACTTCGAGACTGCGAACTCCAGCCCGGCATCCGCCTGTTCCGTCGGACTCGTCCGCGTGCGAGACGGCCAGGTCGTGGCCACCGCCGGATGGCTGATCCGCCCGCCGGCAGGTCACGACGAGTTCCAGGAATGGAACACCAAGATCCACGGCATCCGCGCGCACGACGTCGTGACGGCCGCCACCTGGGCCGATCAGTTCGACCGGCTGTGCGCCTTCGCCGGGGCCGACGTGCTGGTCGCCCACAACGCCGGATTCGATCTGAACGTGCTGCGTCGCGCCTCCGAGGCGACCGGGGGCGACTGCCCGCCCTACCGTTCGCTGTGCAGCCTGCAGGTGGCCCGCAAGGTCTACGAGCTCGAGTCGTACCGGCTGCCGAAAGCTGCCGAGGCCGCCGGCTTCACGGGCTTCTCCCACCACGACGCGCTCGCGGACGCGCTCGCCTGCGCGCACATCATCATGGATGCCGCCCGCCGCACCGCCTCCCCCGACGTCTTCGCCCTGGCGACAGCGCTCAAGCTGCGTGTCACGGAGCCCGTCGCCGCCGTGCCCGTCGCCGCCGTGCCCGAGCGCGCCGTCGCCTGAGTCGCCTCGGCCGCTGGCGCACCGTCGCCTGAGTCGCGCCATGCGAATGTCCGACCCCTGGCGCATCATGGGGTCATGGACGCTCTGACGATGGTTCTCCTCCTGGTCGCACTGGCGGCCGGCGTGGCCGGTGGCTGGTTCCTCCGTGCCTCGCGTGGGGCCGCCGACCTCGCGCGGGCAGAGGCAGAGCTCGCCGCTGCGCGCGACGATCGCGACCGGCAGTACGACCTCTACCGGGATGCCGTCGAGCATGCACGACTGGAGCAGCGTGCCGAGGCACAGCGCGTGCAGCAGCAGAACGCAGTGCTCACGGCACTGGCCCCCGTGCGTGAGAGCCTCCAGCAGATGCAGCAGAAGGTGTCCGCCATCGAGCAGGAGCGGCACGCGCAGTTCGGCTCGCTCGCCGAGCAGCTCCGGCGCGCCCAGGAGTCCGACGAGGCCCTGCGCGCGACGACCGAGTCCCTCGCCGGTGCCCTCAAGTCGACGGCGACGCGCGGCGTCTGGGGCGAGACGCAGCTCCGTCGCGTCGTCGAGGCCGCAGGTCTGACCCGTCATGTCGACTTCGACCTGCAATCCACCATCTCGTCCGACCGCGGGCAGGGGCGCCCCGACATGGTGATCCGTCTCGCGGGCGGCACCTCCATCGCCGTCGATGCCAAGGTGCCGCTCGACGCGTATCTCGAAGCCTCGGCTCTGCCCGCAGGCGACTCGTACGAGACGCAACGACGAGCGCACATGCAGAAGCACGTCAAAGCAGTGCGCGCGCACATCGACGCCCTCGCCAAGAAGGCGTACTGGTCGGGACTCGAAGCGAGCCCCGAGTTCGTCATCTGCTTCCTGCCGAGCGAATCCCTGCTGGCAGCGGCGATCGATGAGGACCCGACGCTGCTCGACTACGCGTTCAGCAAGCGGGTGGCACTCGCGTCGCCCGTGAACCTCTGGGCGGTCCTGAAGACCGTGGCGTACACGTGGACGCAACAGGAGGTCTCGACCGAGGCACGGGCGCTGCTGAACCTCGGCACGCAGCTGTACGACCGGCTCGGCGTACTGGCCGGCCACGCGGATGATCTGCGGCGCGCGCTGGAGCGCACGGTCGACAGCTACAACCGTTTCGCCGGCTCTCTGGAGAGCAGAGTCCTGGTCACCGCTCGCCAGTTCCCCGGCATCAGCGCCACGACGCTCGACGCAGTGCCGCCGACGATCACCGCGCAGTCCCGCAGGTTCACGGCAGCAGAGCTGGTGGAAGGCGTCTCGACCGCAGACGACGCCGCAGCAGCCGCAGATGCTTCCGCAGACGGAGCGTCAGCAGACGGCACTCGGTCAGACGACGCAACGGATGCTCCAGCTCTGCAGGCCGACGTGGGTGAGATCCGATCGCGGCTCGGCGCTCACCAGGCGATGGGTGCGGAAGGATGGGTGGCTGAATGATAGGCGGCTGACACGAAAGACAGCTGCGGTAGCGGAACGCCCGGGGTCAGGCGATGCCGGGTACGCCGCTGAGCAGCAGGATGACCAGGCCGCTCGTCACGACGAATGCGCCGACCATCCACCAGGAGCTGAGCTCGTGACCTTCATCACGGCGCACGCGGAACAACACGTCGGCACGTCGCGCGGGATCCGAGACCGGAGCCTTCGTCACGGCGGCGGGTGCGTGAGACAGGGGAACGCCCGCTTCGTCCACGGAGACACGCATGATGCGGCCGGTGCTCGTCGTGACGATCTTGGTCGGCGCGGCTTTGGAGCCACTCGTGTGCTGCGTTGTCATCGGTCTGCCCTCCTGTGCCTGCGGTGCCTGGCGGCTCCGTCGACGGCGACAAATCCAGTGTCAATTGTGACACGGGCGCGGAGGAAAGCTCGCCCGGCGCTCTAGAGGGCTATACCGGGTCGGTAACGATGACCTGACCGCGCTCAGGAGATCGACGTCAGAGCCACTTCGAGACGAGGTGCTCGGAAGCGATCCGACGCAGCGTCCCCGAGGCCCCGCGCAGCACGACGCTCTCGGTGTAGATGTATCCGCCGTCGCGCCGCACACCGTCGACCAGCTGGCCGTCGGTGACGCCGGTCGCGACGAAGATCGTGTTGTCTCCCCGCACGAGATCGTTCGCCTCGTACACGCGGTCCATGTCGAGTCCCGCATCGATGCCGCGCTGACGCTCATCGTCGTCACGCGGCCACAGACGCCCCTGAATGTGCCCGCCGAGCGCCTTGATCGCGCAGGCCGTCACGATCCCCTCCGGGCTGCCGCCGATACCGACGCACATGTCGGTGCGAGCCGCGTGACGGGCAGCATTGATGCCACCGGCGACGTCGCCGTCGCTCATCAGGCGGGTGCCGGCACCGGCATCCCGGATCTCCTGGATCAGCTGCTCGTGGCGGGGGCGGTTCAGGACCGAGACGACGATCTCGTCGACGGGCTTGCCCAGCGCGCCGGCGAGCTTGCGGATGTTCTCGCCGATGGGGAGCCGGATGTCGACCACGCCCACGCCTGCCGGGCCGGTGACGAGCTTGTCCATGTAGAACACGCTGGAGGCGTCGAGCATCGACCCGCGGTCGGACACGGCGATCACCGAGAGCGCGTTCTGCCGCCCGGCGGCCGTCAACGACGTGCCGTCGATCGGGTCGACGGCGATGTCGCACTGCGGACCGGTGCCCGTGCCGACGACCTCGCCGTTGAACAGCATGGGAGCGTTGTCCTTCTCGCCCTCGCCGATGACGACTCTGCCCTGGAAGGCGACCGTGCCCAGGAAGGCGCGCATCGCGTCGACGGCGGCACCGTCTGCGGCCTCCTTCGCGCCACGTCCGATGAATGGCACGGCGCGGATCGCGGCAGCCTCGGTCGCTCGCACCAGCTCCATCGCCAGGTTTCGGTCGGGACGAAGAGGGCTCAGATCCGCAGTAAGACTCACCATGCGGCCAGCCTAACCAGGAAGGCGCGTCAACCAGCCCGTTTTCGGGCTACAACGGACGAAGGAATCGCGATTCTTAACACGACAATAGGACAGGGGCGCTCGCGGGGTCACCTCGACAGCAGCACCGAGTCAGCCCCGATAGAGTGACAGCTGTCCCGGCTTCCCCTATCGCAGGAGTTCTCATGCCCGTCGCCACCCCGGATCAGTACGCCGAAATGCTCGACCGCGCGAAGGCCGGCGGCTTCGCGTACCCCGCCTTCAACGTCTCCAGCTCGCAGACGATCAACTCCGTCCTGCAGGGCCTCACCGAGGCGGGCTCAGACGGAATCATCCAGGTCACCACCGGTGGCGCCGACTACTTCGCCGGCCACACCGTCAAGGCTCGCGCGACCGGCGCGCTCGCGTTCGCCCGCTACGCCACCGAGGTCGCCAAGAACTACCCGGTGACCGTCGCGCTGCACACCGACCACTGCCCGAAGGACGCCCTCGCCGGCTTCGTCGAGCCGCTGATCACCGCATCCGAGGAAGAGGTGAAGGCCGGCCGCAACCCGATCTTCCAGTCCCACATGTGGGACGGCTCCGCAGTCCCCCTCGCGGAGAACATCGAGATCGCCAAGGATCTGCTGCCCCGGATGAAGAACATCAACGCCATCCTCGAGGTCGAGATCGGCGTCGTCGGCGGCGAGGAGGACGGTGTCGCGCACGAGGGCTCGAACGACGCTCTCTACACGACCTTCGC
This genomic interval from Microbacterium hydrocarbonoxydans contains the following:
- a CDS encoding ABC-F family ATP-binding cassette domain-containing protein, which gives rise to MTATLVAQNLAGGYGHRILFEGLDLTVAPGDVIGVVGANGAGKSTLLRILAGVLPPAEGTVSLAPADAFVGWLPQEHERVEGETVSQYIARRTGCAAATEDMDAAAAALGDPSLVPAGTDPADTYSQALDRWLASGAADLDERIPAMLADLGLPGDSGVGADALMTGLSGGQAARVGLAALLLSRFDIVFLDEPTNDLDLDGLERLEAFVRGLRGGVVLVSHDREFLARSVTRVLELDLAQNSHRLYGGGYDAYIEERAVVRRHLREKYDEFADKKADLVARARTQREWSSQGVRNAMKKAPDNDKIRRKASTESSEKQAQKVRQMESRIARLDEVEEPRKEWQLEFTIGSAPRSSTVVSTLNSAVFRQGDFSLGPVSLQVDAGDRIGITGPNGAGKSTLLRALLGRQAPVEGTSAQGSSVQVGEIDQARSLLVGDAALADAFESLVPEMASAEVRTLLAKFGLRADHVTRPVDGLSPGERTRAALALLQARGVNLLVLDEPTNHLDLPAIEQLEQALESYTGTLLLVTHDRRMLDAVHTDRRWRVEAGQVSED
- a CDS encoding alpha/beta fold hydrolase; translated protein: MTDTQIFEPEGRAIPFVDEGDGPVKLVLIQEQGLAADVLGVAAHYLAEEAGFHVLRVGHRSGSEATLDESVDDVIAVIDQVGIEDTWVGGHGFGGTIARALVAAHPDRANGLLLLGVEDVDIDVAPAIPVLIVQGTEDSDTPAANAEALQVTIPDRSSIKTIAGDHLFPMHHPIETGVIIEEYLDWD
- a CDS encoding N(5)-(carboxyethyl)ornithine synthase, yielding MTHSSAAHRTPQTDALLSLGLLAGSSMENERRLPIHPRHFDRIDADVRARMIVEHGYGADFQLEPGYIEARVGRVADRSEVIAAADVLLLPKPQLADVAAIPEGRILWGWPHCVQDVALAQQAIDSRLTLIAFEAMNHWTAQGDMSLHVFHKNNELAGYCSVLHAMSLVGSTGDYGPRLRAVVIGFGATARGAVTALNAHGVHDIEVLTQRGAAAVGSPIHNAHLTQLNTDDGPTHLSEVSTDDGAVLLPDFLATYDIVVNCTFQDVAAPLTYLRTEDLDRFSPGSLIIDVSCDEGMGFEWATPTSFEAPMFSVGQGVNYYAVDHSPSYLWNSATWDISEALMPFLRTVLEGPDAWAENETLTRAIEIRDGVVQNPSVLSFQGRDAAYPHALTVTL
- the ychF gene encoding redox-regulated ATPase YchF; the encoded protein is MALTIGIVGLPNVGKSTLFNALTKNDVLAANYPFATIEPNVGVVNLPDPRLDKLAEIFGSERILPAAVSFVDIAGIVRGASEGEGLGNKFLANIREADAIAQVVRGFADDDVVHVDGAVNPASDMETINAELMLADLETVDRAITRYEKEVRGKKIEPVVLETAKAAKDALERGVLLSVAGIDLTPIRELGLLTSKPVIFVFNVDEAVLTNDERKAELAALVAPAKAIFLDAKIESELIDLDPEDAAELLASTGQDESGLDQLARIGFDTLGLQTYLTAGPKEARAWTIPKGSKAPQAAGVIHTDFEKGFIKAEIVSFDDLVETGSVVEARAKGKARLEGKDYVMQDGDVVEFRFNN
- a CDS encoding class I SAM-dependent methyltransferase, with product MSADRATSFGAQAENYEAGRPEYPFEAVAWMLDAMPHGSRRIADVGAGTGKLTRVLAQAPGAEVVAVDPDETMLATLRRSVQGVPTFRGSAERLPLPDASLDAVVLGQAWHWVEPVAASAEIGRVVRTDGVLGLIWNIRDERVEWVHRLTEIMHSSPAENLVNGPEGPRIEAPFADAETQTWEWTRPMTRTQLHQMALSRSYLIAASPEERAEIASAMDALFDEVGLGDGTIDLPYVTHAFRAVRR
- a CDS encoding exonuclease domain-containing protein, which produces MPLDFTAIDFETANSSPASACSVGLVRVRDGQVVATAGWLIRPPAGHDEFQEWNTKIHGIRAHDVVTAATWADQFDRLCAFAGADVLVAHNAGFDLNVLRRASEATGGDCPPYRSLCSLQVARKVYELESYRLPKAAEAAGFTGFSHHDALADALACAHIIMDAARRTASPDVFALATALKLRVTEPVAAVPVAAVPERAVA
- a CDS encoding DNA recombination protein RmuC translates to MDALTMVLLLVALAAGVAGGWFLRASRGAADLARAEAELAAARDDRDRQYDLYRDAVEHARLEQRAEAQRVQQQNAVLTALAPVRESLQQMQQKVSAIEQERHAQFGSLAEQLRRAQESDEALRATTESLAGALKSTATRGVWGETQLRRVVEAAGLTRHVDFDLQSTISSDRGQGRPDMVIRLAGGTSIAVDAKVPLDAYLEASALPAGDSYETQRRAHMQKHVKAVRAHIDALAKKAYWSGLEASPEFVICFLPSESLLAAAIDEDPTLLDYAFSKRVALASPVNLWAVLKTVAYTWTQQEVSTEARALLNLGTQLYDRLGVLAGHADDLRRALERTVDSYNRFAGSLESRVLVTARQFPGISATTLDAVPPTITAQSRRFTAAELVEGVSTADDAAAAADASADGASADGTRSDDATDAPALQADVGEIRSRLGAHQAMGAEGWVAE
- the glpX gene encoding class II fructose-bisphosphatase; the encoded protein is MVSLTADLSPLRPDRNLAMELVRATEAAAIRAVPFIGRGAKEAADGAAVDAMRAFLGTVAFQGRVVIGEGEKDNAPMLFNGEVVGTGTGPQCDIAVDPIDGTSLTAAGRQNALSVIAVSDRGSMLDASSVFYMDKLVTGPAGVGVVDIRLPIGENIRKLAGALGKPVDEIVVSVLNRPRHEQLIQEIRDAGAGTRLMSDGDVAGGINAARHAARTDMCVGIGGSPEGIVTACAIKALGGHIQGRLWPRDDDERQRGIDAGLDMDRVYEANDLVRGDNTIFVATGVTDGQLVDGVRRDGGYIYTESVVLRGASGTLRRIASEHLVSKWL
- the fbaA gene encoding class II fructose-bisphosphate aldolase; this translates as MPVATPDQYAEMLDRAKAGGFAYPAFNVSSSQTINSVLQGLTEAGSDGIIQVTTGGADYFAGHTVKARATGALAFARYATEVAKNYPVTVALHTDHCPKDALAGFVEPLITASEEEVKAGRNPIFQSHMWDGSAVPLAENIEIAKDLLPRMKNINAILEVEIGVVGGEEDGVAHEGSNDALYTTFADVDQAVQALGLGEQGRYIAALTFGNVHGVYKPGGVKLRPELLGEIQEQVAAKYNTGAKPLDLVFHGGSGSTDDEIALAVANGVIKMNIDTDTQYAYTRAIADYMFKNYDGVLKVDGEVGNKKQYDPRAWGKVAETAMAARVVESTRQLGSYGQSKS